In Marisediminicola antarctica, one DNA window encodes the following:
- a CDS encoding biotin/lipoyl-binding protein, which yields MTWKNRFKLFFGLIGVVVIVAALTVVFNQRQAQVTSASASIEADRYPVGTDYGGTLVKRFVDDGDAVAAGDRLFIVQSPSLQADLAEGLIQPDTIAYTVTPEGIVTLTAAVDGTVSGISTERGSFVQAGQVLATIDQVGSLFVAADYVLSSRDYARIEDGAVVEIALPNQALVDGVVTSIEVTTTAGEAETSVRIDSDELEDGAFNDLISRGTPVTARLSLRDDGPLAGVGDGLFDFLRRIGL from the coding sequence ATGACGTGGAAAAATCGCTTCAAACTCTTCTTCGGACTCATCGGAGTCGTCGTCATCGTCGCCGCCCTCACAGTGGTCTTTAACCAGCGCCAGGCGCAAGTGACGAGCGCCTCGGCCTCCATTGAAGCTGACCGCTACCCGGTTGGGACCGACTACGGAGGCACCCTGGTCAAACGGTTCGTCGACGACGGCGATGCTGTGGCGGCGGGCGACCGGCTCTTCATCGTGCAGAGTCCGTCGCTTCAGGCCGACCTCGCCGAGGGGCTCATCCAGCCCGACACCATCGCGTACACGGTCACGCCGGAGGGTATCGTCACCCTCACGGCGGCGGTCGACGGCACGGTGTCAGGGATTTCGACTGAGCGTGGCTCATTCGTACAGGCCGGCCAGGTGCTCGCCACTATCGACCAGGTCGGCTCTCTGTTCGTCGCCGCCGACTACGTGCTCTCGAGCCGGGACTACGCACGAATCGAGGATGGCGCGGTGGTCGAGATCGCGCTGCCGAACCAGGCGCTCGTCGACGGCGTCGTGACCTCGATCGAGGTGACGACGACGGCGGGGGAGGCCGAGACCTCCGTGCGAATTGACAGCGACGAACTCGAGGATGGCGCGTTCAACGATCTGATCTCCCGCGGTACCCCCGTCACGGCGAGACTCTCGCTGCGCGACGACGGGCCCCTCGCCGGCGTCGGCGACGGGCTCTTCGACTTCCTGCGCAGGATCGGGCTCTGA
- a CDS encoding lysophospholipid acyltransferase family protein: MRRRPPEAIYDTAIVLGRALFGFWRLRRSATGLANLPDSGGAVIAMTHFGYLEFALVEWATWMHNKRRIRFMAKRAVFDKPVLGSVLRGMRHISVDMTAGASAYAEAVTALRNGELIGVFPEAGVNSSFTVRELKTGAVRLAAEAGVPIIPVAIWGGHRLLTKNHKVGFRERFGVLVTYAFGPPMTASASDDVRKRTNALRDELQGLVDQLQTGYPVDGSDQWWHPRHLGGTAPTPEEAAAADEERRRRREQAASGG, from the coding sequence GTGAGACGTCGCCCACCCGAAGCCATCTACGACACCGCCATCGTCCTCGGGCGCGCTCTGTTCGGATTCTGGCGCCTTCGGCGCTCGGCGACGGGACTCGCGAACCTCCCGGACTCGGGGGGAGCGGTCATCGCGATGACCCACTTCGGCTACCTCGAATTCGCCCTCGTCGAGTGGGCGACCTGGATGCACAACAAGCGCCGCATCCGCTTCATGGCCAAGCGAGCGGTCTTCGACAAGCCCGTGCTGGGCTCCGTACTGCGAGGAATGCGCCACATCTCGGTGGACATGACGGCCGGCGCCTCGGCGTACGCCGAGGCTGTCACCGCCCTGCGCAATGGCGAACTCATCGGGGTCTTCCCCGAGGCCGGCGTCAACTCCTCGTTCACGGTGCGCGAGCTCAAGACGGGTGCGGTGCGCCTCGCGGCAGAGGCTGGAGTGCCGATCATCCCCGTCGCGATCTGGGGCGGCCACCGCTTGCTCACCAAGAACCACAAGGTTGGGTTTCGCGAGCGCTTCGGTGTTCTCGTGACCTACGCCTTCGGTCCTCCGATGACTGCCTCAGCGAGCGACGACGTGCGTAAGCGCACCAACGCACTGCGTGACGAGCTTCAGGGTTTGGTCGATCAGCTCCAGACGGGATATCCGGTCGACGGTAGCGACCAGTGGTGGCATCCGCGTCACCTCGGCGGAACCGCTCCGACGCCCGAGGAAGCCGCGGCGGCTGACGAGGAACGGCGACGACGACGCGAACAGGCAGCAAGCGGCGGCTGA
- a CDS encoding glycosyl hydrolase: MLSPAAAALALLLAVTGCSFGGADDERGPVGEGASGGELFPDSAVAPLVAAVPERTVAQLPEARLAEGLLSPTNRWFSGLVFGEDSMPVFPLPLSFQLTGGGFELGVPNVTTAPKVIMGGFVGHVGADIGADSHRVTAYDTASVTISQFDGDTELGTTVIAQGSPFVHFTASEAVDVQLRTAFTPDRSEGLWTAEIDGTTYGLVSEGSLSDTGTTLKLDGDQHASWFAVADGADLADFAEAARHPITGTSLAYTVDAERVTTSIRYETEGDGETLFAALPHQHGALVGGSDCAEGSYPSVYGEMRLCVGDTLQWAAPLLEPSGQLDLSGLDDERRAALADQVAEDVESSLPFAEDTYFGGKSLYRSANLMSVARQVGADDAADELKDRLVTQIGEWMEPGGCEVRDVQCFVYDAEGKGIVGLMTSFGSEEFNDHHFHYGYFLYAAGVVAADDPRLAEEWAPVMNLLAADLATSGESSYFPELRVFDAYGSHSWASGTSPFGDGNNQESSSEAVTAWNGLALWATASDQPALLTAATWMLSAEADSARAYWTDFPLDDPLYEGFDHTITSLVWGGKRDYATWFSAEPSAMLGIVVLPISPVSGYLGVDPDRVRANLEDSAPDGFDVLFGDYLLMYSALEGPDAAAAALDIAPTLSDERIDDGNSRAYMMAWLMVEAVP, from the coding sequence ATGCTCTCGCCCGCCGCTGCGGCGCTCGCGCTGCTGCTCGCCGTGACCGGGTGCTCATTCGGTGGTGCGGATGACGAGCGCGGACCCGTGGGGGAGGGGGCGTCCGGCGGCGAGCTCTTCCCCGATTCCGCTGTCGCGCCCCTCGTCGCCGCCGTCCCGGAGCGGACTGTCGCGCAACTTCCCGAGGCGCGTCTGGCCGAGGGATTGCTCTCCCCGACCAACCGCTGGTTCTCGGGCCTCGTCTTCGGCGAGGACTCGATGCCGGTGTTTCCGCTCCCGCTGTCGTTCCAGCTGACCGGCGGCGGGTTCGAACTCGGCGTGCCGAACGTGACCACGGCACCCAAGGTGATCATGGGCGGGTTCGTCGGGCACGTTGGAGCAGACATCGGCGCGGACTCGCACCGGGTCACCGCCTACGACACCGCTTCAGTCACGATCTCGCAGTTTGACGGCGACACCGAACTGGGCACAACGGTGATCGCCCAGGGGTCGCCCTTTGTGCACTTCACGGCTTCGGAGGCGGTGGACGTTCAGCTGCGCACGGCGTTCACGCCGGATAGGTCCGAGGGGCTGTGGACCGCGGAGATCGACGGCACGACCTATGGCCTCGTCAGTGAGGGGTCGCTGTCCGACACGGGCACGACGCTGAAGCTCGACGGCGACCAGCACGCCAGCTGGTTCGCGGTCGCCGACGGCGCCGATCTCGCCGATTTCGCCGAGGCGGCGAGGCATCCGATCACCGGCACGAGCCTCGCCTACACCGTCGACGCCGAGCGCGTCACCACGAGCATCCGCTACGAGACGGAGGGCGACGGCGAGACCCTTTTCGCCGCCCTGCCGCACCAGCACGGCGCGCTCGTCGGCGGAAGCGACTGTGCGGAGGGAAGCTATCCCAGCGTCTACGGCGAGATGCGGTTGTGTGTTGGCGACACTCTCCAGTGGGCGGCGCCGCTGCTCGAGCCGTCTGGCCAGCTCGACCTCTCGGGGCTGGACGACGAGCGGCGAGCCGCGCTGGCCGATCAGGTCGCGGAGGATGTGGAGTCATCCCTACCGTTCGCCGAGGACACCTACTTCGGTGGCAAGTCGCTCTACCGTTCCGCGAACCTCATGAGCGTCGCTCGTCAGGTCGGCGCTGACGATGCGGCCGACGAGCTCAAAGACCGTCTCGTCACGCAGATCGGTGAGTGGATGGAGCCGGGCGGTTGCGAGGTGCGCGACGTGCAGTGCTTCGTCTACGACGCCGAGGGGAAGGGGATCGTCGGGCTCATGACGTCGTTCGGCTCCGAGGAGTTCAACGACCACCACTTTCACTACGGCTACTTTCTCTACGCAGCCGGTGTTGTCGCGGCTGACGACCCGCGCCTCGCCGAGGAGTGGGCTCCGGTGATGAACCTCCTCGCGGCGGACCTTGCTACGTCGGGCGAGAGCAGCTATTTCCCCGAGCTGCGGGTGTTCGACGCCTACGGAAGCCATTCCTGGGCGAGCGGCACCTCGCCATTCGGCGACGGCAACAACCAGGAATCAAGCTCCGAGGCGGTGACGGCCTGGAACGGCTTGGCCCTCTGGGCGACCGCGAGCGACCAGCCGGCCCTCCTCACGGCGGCGACCTGGATGCTGTCGGCCGAGGCGGACTCGGCGCGCGCCTACTGGACCGACTTCCCTCTCGACGACCCGCTCTACGAGGGGTTCGACCACACCATCACCTCCCTTGTCTGGGGCGGCAAGCGCGACTATGCCACCTGGTTCAGCGCCGAGCCGAGCGCGATGCTCGGCATCGTCGTGCTGCCCATCAGCCCGGTGTCCGGCTACCTCGGGGTCGACCCCGATCGGGTGCGCGCGAACCTCGAGGATTCCGCGCCCGACGGGTTCGACGTGCTGTTCGGCGACTACCTGCTCATGTACTCCGCTCTCGAGGGGCCGGATGCCGCGGCGGCGGCTCTCGACATCGCGCCGACGCTGAGCGACGAGCGGATCGACGACGGCAACAGTCGCGCCTACATGATGGCGTGGCTCATGGTGGAGGCTGTTCCGTAG